AATCATCATTGTGGTTTACCAATTTATTAGAGCTACTTTGGTGGTCCTGGAGATCCAAGGTCAACTGGGCTCAGAGTTGCCTCTGGAGTTGCACtgataaatgtgtcacaaaaccTTTGATAAAATGTCCACACTTTTGTCGCTTCACATTTCAGTGCAAATGTCTCTTCTTCACATTCTAAGCATATTCTCAGATATAAATAAACGACCCACAGATGTGCCACTTCTTCGCAGTATATCCGTCAGACGACGTCGTTCATGGCGTTATCTGAGAGCAGAAGCCGTGGTGCTGCTGAAACCCTTTATTCGGCCAATAAGTCTGGCGAGATCTACGTGCACTTACACATGTGAACACTTTCGGGGGGTCCAGAAGAGTTCCAGCAAACGAGGCGCCCACCCTGCACACGACTTTGTTCAGTCAGACTGCAGTCCGAGGCGACAACCGACCCCGCTAAGGcgacacgagagagagagacagagagagccaTCTTCCAATGTGTCGGGGAGCGATCGCGGCACCCGTGAGTCCTTTCGAGTTGTGAGGCCAGGAAACCGGGGAGAGGATGGAGGGAGACGGAAAATTAGACAAGACGAGCGATATCCCGGAGAGCTCGATAAACTTCCCGAAAGCTCTTCATTACACACACTAATTCCCAGGAGTGCGGCTAAATGCACCGAATGAAGTGATGTCTCCGGGATCACGCTTAATGGCCACTTTAACTGCAGGAaaggtttttaattttgcttttaacCTGTCATTGCGAATCTATCCAGAGCCACATCCTCCCTTCAGCATCTTTGGTCTGGAGCTTTGATGAAGATCCGGAAATTAACAAACTCTCAGGGGAAGGCACTGCACGCCCAGTCCATGCAATCAGGTCAATCAATGCCTGTCAGCTTTAAACGCTTACTTGCGCTGCTGAACGCCTGTACGCCATCGCTCCGCTTTTGCCTGAGACAAGCACAGTACGTATATGAATATGAGATTAACGGGCGGTAGCCAGGTGACGCAGTGGTGAGCCCTCCTGTCGAACATTTCCAGTTTTCCGTTTCTAACCCCTGCTGAGAACTCTTTGTCGAGTTTTATACTTGCTTAAAGTTTTATCAGACTCTTATCAAACCTTGAAGCCTCCCATTGAAGTTAACTGTCTGCCAGCTTGTCCCGTGTGGGTGTGTTTCTGGGTAACTGTCGGGGGCGGCTTCGAGTAATGCGCCCATGCTGCAGTTGTACCGAATTCAACCTGAATTTGATACAGTAAACTGATCCGTAAGTTATGTAGTACTGAATGTTTCTCAGTGTTAAGGACAGGCGACGTGCAACTGACGGGTATGTTTGATTAAATTATTGTATTCattaattattaacatatttactttAGCAGTtgccttaaaaattaaaaatacacttttgaGTAAAAAAACAACCCCTTATTGGAAATGTACTTTATTAACATAATGAGTCTGTTGGAGGGGATTACATGCTCCGAGTCCCCCCCAGAACCCCCAATCACGCCCTCCCAACCCTGACGATGGTTTTACAGTACATACCTCGAATGCAGGGGCGGATCTAGAAAATTATTGATGGGGTGGCAAGGCTTTTTTTCAGGGTGGCAATTGCCACCCCGTGCCACCCCAGTAGATCCGCCCCTGCTCGAATGGGTCATAAGGTTGAAATGATTTACAGAACGCATAGACACGATCGCAGACCCTTACACTGATTCTTATCATTCTTAGTTTTGGGTTGTAAACTGCGATGTAGGGTTTTAAGCAAACTACGTATACTGTACCCCTAAAATGAACCTGTGGACCGTTCCACAGCTGATTGCTGCTTTGCTTTACTGGCGACTCGCATACTGCCCGTCTGTGACCCCATaaagaaaaggtttaaaaattcGATGGATGAAAGGCTACATGCCGAATAGTTTCATTTCTTGAAATTGAGCTCATATATTCAGCTGCCACTATTCTTGCAACATGAAATGTCAGCAATGAAAATGGGAGGAATTCCAATGACCTTTTTAAACTCAAGACAATACCATTCAAGACGTCAACTGATTGCCTTCATTCACAGAACAACTGCATGAAGTAATAGTACAGTACGTGTAATGCTAACACCGGGCATGTGAGTGTGCCCTCCGACACCTTACGCCCAGTGCTCCCGTCGTGGGCCTGCTGATGATCCGCCTCTCTGTCTCTGCTTCTACATTTGCTGTCATTTTTGCTGATTGTTTTCTCCCTTTTCCGCAATAAGACACCCACGTGATGCGCTTAAAACTCGAATGTTAAACATCAGGCTAACTTTATCTGCCATTGCGACTCCAGGCAGATGGCAGGACCGTCAGTTAACCGATAGGGACGGCACACCCAGGGCGGATAAATGGGAGGCCTCGGGGGTCGGGCGAGGTGGGCTCTGCCTGAGTTTTATTCGGTGTCAGCGGCTCGACTCGCCGGACATTTTTAATTTGCAGTTTCTCAGACTTTGAATTTGTATCACGGTCTTGTTTAATAGATCAGTGGATAGCGCTCTGTGTATCTGCAAAGTGCTGTTTTATGAGTAGAGCTAAAATGAAAGTTTTGGTTTTATCCTTTTTGAACTTTGCTTTTATCCTTTTGagtttaatatccatccatccatccatccatccatccattgtctaacccgctgaatccgaatagggtcacgggggtctgcgagTTCAATATTTAACTGTTAAAACATTTGTTAGTCGTTTAAATTGGGGTCTGTTGCTTTGTAGTTTTCCACTCCTTTGTCAGTTTTAAATGGAATcaatgtcttttcttttccttcggTTTCTTTATTAAtcgtaattttaaacagttatttTGGGTAATTAGGCTGGCCGATTAGGAAGCAGGTCTGGTCGTATTTGGCCGTTTTCCCAATCCCGAGGCTTGTAGGTTGGCCTTTAAGGGGGGATATAAACGCAGACCCTCGTAAGCCCGAGCTGGATATAATGGGTGCCTTTACAATACAGAGCGTTATAAACCAGATAAAGAGTCCGAGCTGAACCAGCAGCCCGCTGATATAAACCTTACCGACTGAGTGTGGGGTCTGATCACGCGTGGAAATAAATACCTTCGGGCTTACAGGGGCTTCGTTTTGCTCTCCCGTGAGGCGCTGGGCTCTGCAAATCGACGATCAATTGAGAGGCAAATAAACGGGCGTAACGTTTGCTGAATGCGCGTCTCGCTGACTTAGCCTTTTTGTGTTTATACGAATTACTTACGAACGTTTCGAGATCATTTTAGCTTTTTTGTGTTTCTAGCGCCTCCCCAAAGTTTATCCGTCTGTACCCGAAAAACTCATGTAGGCCATGTTTGAATCATTCTAATAAAAGGTAAGCTAGTAGGTGTCTTCAGCACAAATGATCAGAAGAGGCTGTGTATGCTACATTAACCGACTCCAGGTAGGATTCGAGGGgtcaaaatgactcctttttacaaaaattagaaaactgtaaattacattttaagatatctgaaattaatttcgagatatctctaaatgttaatttggcttacCATAGGGATCCATAGTGTAGGCATGTGTGTTTTCGTTTTATGCTGTTCCGAGTTTGCTGATCTCCAagatgataatatatatatatatttttaaacgaCTCTTTTCCGGTGATCCCAGCCCTCTAAAGGCCACCCCAGGAGGTTGGCAATGGCACATTTCAAACAAGTATGTGGGGGTATCTTTATGGGATATTTCaaagtcagtgattatgaatatgatataATGTTTGATCCTTCAGTAATCAAGCCCGCTAgagacctctatcagagggtgaaggGAGACACATTTCTATTATAATTGACTTTAATCGTTTAAACTGACgcacacatttgaaaaatatggcGCAACTGCACatttatgtacttctaccttgTCACACCCCGAATTGGCGTCGTATGCTACATTTGACCTTATTATcctatttacagtggtgtgaaaaactatttgcccccttcctgatttcttattcttttgcatgtttgtcacacaaaatgtttctgatcatcaaacacatttaaccattagtcaaatataacacaagtaaacacaaaatgcagtttttaaatgatggtttttattatttagggagaaaaaaaatccaaacctacatggccctgtgtgaaaaagtaattgccccttgttaaaaaataacctaactgtggtgtatcacacctgagttcaatttccgtagccacccccaggcctgattactgccacacctgtttcaatcaagaaatcacttaaataggagctgcctgacacagagaagtagaccaaaagcacctcaaaagctagacatcatgccaagatccaaagaaattcaggaacaaatgagaacagaagtaattgagatctatcagtctggtaaaggttataaagccatttctaaagctttgggactccagcgaaccacagtgagagccattatccacaaatggcaaaaacatggaacagtggtgaaccttcccaggagtggccggtcgaccaaaattaccccaagagcgagacacgactcatccgagaggtcacaaagaccccaggacaacgtctaaagaactgcaggcctcacttgcctcaattaaggtcagtgttcacgactccaccataagaaagagactgggcaaaaacggcctgcatggcagatttccaagacgcaaaccactgttaagcaaaagaacattagggctcgtctcaattttgctaagaaacatctcaatgattgccaagacttttgggaaaataccttgtggactgatgagacaaaagttgaactttttggaaggcaaatgtcccgttacatctggcgtaaaaggaacacagcatttcagaaaaagaacatcataccaacagtaaaatatggtggtggtagtgtgatggtctggggttgttttgctgcttcaggacctggaaggcttgctgtgatagatggaaccatgaattctactgtctaccaaaaaatcctgaaggagaatgtccggccatctgttcgtcaactcaagctgaagtgatcttgggtgctgcaacaggacaatggcccaaaacacaccagcaaatccacctctgaatggctgaagaaaacaaaatgaagtcttcggagtggcctagtcaaagtcctgacctgaatccaattgagatgctatggcatgaccttaaaaaggcggttcatgctagaaaaccctcaaataaagctgaattaccacaattctgcaaagatgagtgggccaaaattcctccagagcgctgtaaaagactcattgcaagttatcgcaaacgcttgattgcagttattgctgctaagggtggcccaaccagttattaggttcagggggcaattactttttcacacagggccatgtaggtttggatttgttttctccctaaataataaaaaccatcatttaaaaactgcattttgtgtttacttgtgttatatttgactaatggttaaatgtgtttgatgatcagaaacattttgtgtgacaaacatgcaaaagaataagaaatcaggaagggggcaaatagtttttcacaccactgtaagactttctgtttactttgctttgtaattaaaaaataaatccagtGTTCTCCTAACAAAACAATGCATTATCAGCAAAGCAGTAACCAGAATAAAGATCGTAAAATACTGGCCTAGTCCACACATCACGCATTGGCCGCAAGGTTGGCTCTGGGTGGGCAAAATCGAAGGCCTCTCCGAAGCCAAGCAGGTCAGAGTTCGAGTCACCGTCGACCTAACCTGGACGGGCGCCTCGGACCTGCTGATGCCACAGGGCGCAAGGCGTGAAATGGCAATAAACGGGAAGGCAGCCCATCAGAGGGCAGTTACTGTGGGTTCGTTAACCAAGCAAACGTCTAttcagacacgggcagaacatgtaAAAGATTTCTTTATAAAGAGAATAAGCGTGCGGAAGGAGTGATCGTAAGTGACAAGCAGGACTGAACTCCCTTTCCTCCCCTCAATCCGTAAATCTCTATCGTTGTATAAATGAAACGCACACTTTATGTTGTCTATAATTACAAAGCTTTTGTTACTGACGGAAGACAATGGCTGAAAATGACATTGCCATAAGTTGGGCTGTGCAAGTGTTGCTGTAAGAATGAATAAAGCTTGAGACCAATTCTGCAATGCTGCGGATCTGCTATATGTTGTAATTTCACCATCGACTCTGCTTTTATTCGGGGGCTTTGGGTGGGATCAGCTTCGGCAAGATCGTGGAAGAGTTCGTCTCTTTACACAGTTACACTGATTTCGTTAAAATGATTCcgtttgttcatttttatgacGCACAACTCGCTCTGTACAACCTGTAGATAACCACCTGTGCATCGGGACTGTCGCGGACTTGCTGTTCATTcttcttattttaaatgttaccGCTTTTATTATAAAACGGGTAATTAACGATAACCATTTGGTCATAAGTTCCATTAACGACATCTTCTAAGTAGATTAAGCTGGGGGGTCGGACTTGGAGAAGGGAGGCAAGTGAGTCTGAGCTGACGTCTGCGACCGACGGCCGAGCGGGTGGGTGGAGGTGGGATGAGATCGACAGAGAAATGCTTAGACAAACGAAAGCGAGACACATCAGGAGCCGCCTTCTCGGTGCTCTCGTGAAGTTTAAGCCCCGCTCCCCATCCGCCTTCTCGGTTCTCCTTCTTTTCGTTGTCACTCCGGTTCACGGCTGCTCGGTCTGCCTTTACCTGACTGAATGCTGGCTGTCCCTGAGCGCCCCTGACTTGCTGGCGCCTACGTGAAGGATGCTGTGAAAaacttcagcgctttttggacgCTGGGATCCATGGAGCCCTTCCTACGGAGGAAGCGTGTGTTCAAGACTTTACTGAGCTTGGCAGTAGCCTTCGGCACCCTGGTGATGATCCCGAAGTACGCCGATTTGGAAAAGAGGGTCAAGCAGGGACTAACCCTTCGGAGCCCCGAGTGGAGATGGCCAGAATCCGCTTTAGTGAACGGCGTCCCGACTGTCAAGACTGGCAAGAGCAAAAACGTTTCTTTCCAGGAGCCTCCCGAGGAAGGTCCATTCGAGGCTGCTGGGTACAATGGGGCGCCGGTGGACTGGGATGTTCGCGGTGTGGACTGCAGCCCCAACCCGGCAGTGATGCAGATGAACTGGTTCTTAAAGCTGGATCAGCACTTCCAGCGGTTTGTCCTCTACAGACACTGCAAATACTACCCGATGCTCATTAACCACCCAGAGAAGTGCAAAGGGGACATCCACCTCTTGATGGTGATAAAGTCCGTCATTGAACACCACGACCGCCGAGAGGCAGTTCGCCAGACTTGGggtaaagaaagaaatattggggataaaaaaataaagactctGTTTCTGCTTGGGACACCATCATTGGACAATGATGCAAAAAATCTCCAAAAGCTTATTGAGTTTGAGGACAGACTCTATGGGGACATCCTACAGTGGGATTTTCTGGATACGTTTTTCAACCTCACGCTCAAGGAGGTGAACTTTCTCAAGTGGTTTCACATCTATTGTCCTAGAACTCAGTTTATCTTCAAAGGAGATGACGATGTCTTTGTGAACCCAGATAACCTTCTGGAGTTGTTAAGTTTTAGGCGGGACAGCCCTGGGATGCGCAGCCTGTTTGTTGGTGACACCATTCACAGAGCCATTCCCATTCGAAACAGAAAGAGTAAATATTTCATACCTAGGGAGCTCTATGATAAACCGTACCCACCGTATGTTGGCGGCGGGGGCTTCCTTATGTCAGGAGCACTGGCTCAGAGACTGTTTATCGCTTGTGCTGATACGGTGCTTTACCCTATCGATGATGTGTTTTTGGGCATGTGCCTTCAGAAAGTGAAAGTCACTCCAGAGAACCACCCTGGGTTCCGGACATTTGGAATAATGAAACATAAAGTGAGCCCCATGAATAATGACCCTTGTTTTTATAAACACCTGTTGGTGATCCATAAGCTGAACCCACAGGAGCTTCTTCACATGTGGAATTCCATTCATGATGCAAACCTAATTTGTGccaaaaaaagtgttttacttTGAAAAAGGATGCTGTGATGTGTCATTAAATAAAGATGTCAGGATTTCATTAACATCACCACTTACAGAACCTTTGACCTGGTAATGTATGCTGCATATGAGGGTGGGTGGCAGACCTGGGTACAATTCTGAGGGCTCGCAGACCCCGTTGTTTGGGTCAGTAGTTACTGGTTGCAATTTACTCCTGGATGGCTgacaatacaaaatgtaaaatttgacaactgttttatttttgtttaaatatggatgcaatcatttaaatgtacaaaatatttattaacttttatGATTCAGTTTGAAGTTATGATACGCCAATAGTGGAGAGTGGAGTGAAAtcccttttaaaataaacagggAAAAAGATTCTGAAAGaaagtttcattgtacttttctCAGGACGTTTTTTTGTTAGACAGTATTCTgtctggtggcacagtggcattgGTGCTTTCATGCCCCCTGGACTAAAGTTCAGCTCCTTGACACCATCTGTGCAGCCCACTTGTCCGCCCTCACCCCAGAGACAAGCATCGCATTATAACTGGTGACTTGCAATTGGTCTGGCATGAGTGTCTGTGGGGGGCACAGTGGTAATCTGGACCTGTGCCATGCCAGCTCTCTGTCTGTGTGCCCGTTATGTTAATTGATGATTGTGAGAAAGTGGGTGCCGCCCTGCTGCCTTACACGTGATGCTGCCAGGACAGATGATTTTGTAACAGAAGAACAAGGCTTCCAAAATGAATGGCTGTCTGACGTGTATCGGGGTATTCAGTCCGATGCACTTTATTACATTTAAGAAAATCCAGGTTCACGAAAAAAAAACAACCGGAGCAGCTAGCAGAGGTTATCAGCAtgtagaaacaaaaagaaaaaaaacgtaGGCACCGTTTAGGTATTTCTTTGACAGAATTAACATGACGTTCAGAGTGTCACTAGCATCTGAAAAAAAGATGGATGTCCAACGTAACGTGGCAGCCCCCTGGCACTTCATTCACCCCTTGCAGGAACCCAATAATTTCATCCTCCCTTGCAGCAAATTAGCACAATCGGCGTTTGGAATGAGAGGTTGCTGTTTGTCAcctgtgcggtgggctggcaccctgcccgggtttgtttcctgccttgcgccctgtgttggttgggattggctccagcagacccccgtgaccctgtagtcaggatatagcgggttggataatggatggatgtttgtcacCTTGTAAATGTCGAGCTGTTAGGGATTTCCcaccttattttattattacttaaaaaTATCCAACCATTTCCAAATGCCACTCTTTCTTGGGCAGAAGACGTCAATTCTAGAGGCAACAAATGAAAAGACAGCACCAGCCttaaatgggatgccagtccgtTACATAGTCCATTAACAGTCTCACCTGTTCTCACCTACACTGGGACCCTCAGTCGTGACATATTGACTGAAAATgatgtctttggcctgtgggatCCACTTAGGTTAGCAGAAAAACACGGGGAGAGCGCACATTGAAGGCGAGGAAATACAAGATCCAGCTCAGTCGGGTGAAGTGGCCCATGGTGCCACCGGTGTATCTACTCATAgagggtgtgggtgtgtgtttgtcattAGAAGTCACTTTAAAgggacaaaataaaatgtttgatcATTTTCAGTTCACTGCAGTTTGTAAATTTCAGTAGGTGCAGCAGAGCCACTCATTGGAAACGAGCCCATTCTGCAGTTTAtgttctcttttctcttttatccatccatccattttccaacccgctgaatccgaacacagggtcccggggggtctgctggagccaatcccagccaacacagggcacaaggcaggaaccaatcctgggcagggtgccaacccaccgcagggcacacacaaacacaatccagggccaatttcgaatcgccaatccacctaactggcatgtctttggactgtgggaggaaacccacgcagacacggggagaacatgcaaactccacgcagggaggacccgggaagcgaacctgggtctcctaacggcgaggcagcagcgctacccactgcgccaccgtgccaccctgtttTCTCATTTATTCTTTACTGAAAAAAACAATTAGCCAGATGTCCTAGTGGTATGTTAAACGgtgcagaaaataaataaaataatctgcaCTGAGAGAAAGCCAATCCACCTTTAGTAAACATCAAGAGTGCCCGCATTTTTGGTAGTAACGAAAATCTATGAACAGGGCTGAACTTTAATTGAAAGATTATATAATAAGGAGCGGTTGAGGAGATTACTGCATCAGTCCGTCAGCACATCTGTTATGTTTCATTGTGAGCAGTAGTATAAAAAGAGACGCGTATTTAGGAGCTGCGGCGGGCTGTGGGGGTGTACTGTTACTGAATGGATTCTTTATTATGAGCCTGAGAATATCCTGCTGCACTGAAGGCAACTGGGAATCAGGAAGACGGATCTCCTCACCACCTCCAAGTCTAAATCGCTTCAAGAAGGGCTCAGCAGGTGGAGAGGGCCACTCAGGTCTGCTTGTACTCCTACTTCGGACATCCACGCCGtttataagaaaatgaaaagcttTCTAGATATTTGAGGTATATGACTAAAACGCTCCAACTGAGGAAATGGGAAATTGATGAACAAACCCTGCACACCGCACATCCCTGCATACTGCACACCATCACTGTTCAAGATCCTATTGCAGATCATTAGACGGACATGAAACGGGAGAATTCGTTACTTAGCTGTGTGTAGTTTCTTTGGATTGACATCGTGAAACCTGTCCCTTCAGACGACCATTCACCTTCCTCaaagaaatactgagatttataaa
This portion of the Polypterus senegalus isolate Bchr_013 chromosome 6, ASM1683550v1, whole genome shotgun sequence genome encodes:
- the b3gnt7l gene encoding UDP-GlcNAc:betaGal beta-1,3-N-acetylglucosaminyltransferase 7, like codes for the protein MEPFLRRKRVFKTLLSLAVAFGTLVMIPKYADLEKRVKQGLTLRSPEWRWPESALVNGVPTVKTGKSKNVSFQEPPEEGPFEAAGYNGAPVDWDVRGVDCSPNPAVMQMNWFLKLDQHFQRFVLYRHCKYYPMLINHPEKCKGDIHLLMVIKSVIEHHDRREAVRQTWGKERNIGDKKIKTLFLLGTPSLDNDAKNLQKLIEFEDRLYGDILQWDFLDTFFNLTLKEVNFLKWFHIYCPRTQFIFKGDDDVFVNPDNLLELLSFRRDSPGMRSLFVGDTIHRAIPIRNRKSKYFIPRELYDKPYPPYVGGGGFLMSGALAQRLFIACADTVLYPIDDVFLGMCLQKVKVTPENHPGFRTFGIMKHKVSPMNNDPCFYKHLLVIHKLNPQELLHMWNSIHDANLICAKKSVLL